AAATGGGAACGGTTGCccgttttttaaatttcaacaaTGATGAACGGGAATTATTGTACCGCTGATGCTGATAGCCTATTACCTAGAGCAATAAAAACTTTAGCATTTTATTCTACAAAAATGTTGTTTAAAAGTTTTATGATCAAACTggcacaagtaggtactttttaggcCGTGATCTTGATCCAGAGAACGTGATTGATGAGCGTTATGTAAGATTAGGAGGGATGGGTGACAACGTACTATATCAATCGATTGCTATTGTAAAACAAGGTTGACCcgagtcggtaactggatggtcGACCAACTTTGGTGGTCGAATCCGTTTCCTCTGTGTCTTGGAGAGTACTTTAGGCCGTTGCTCGGTCCCGGTTATTGTCACTAACATAATATACTAACATAACTGTAAACTTAAGAGTTGAACCCACCATATTATTATCTCAAAAGAATTCCTACCATGATATGATCTCAGATTATGATAATAGAATGAATATCATAATTAATATTACCGGAGACACTTGGGAAATCGAACTCAAATTTCTATTTTTGTATTGTGACTTTATTAGACAcaaggtaaaaaaaaatcttgcacTCGTAGCTACTATGGAAATCATCTTTGAATTGCATTCCATTTAGGTACTCAAATATTTTCTCATTGGACCAGTAAAGTACCTATCGTTTGCCAAACGATCTTGGTGTAAGGTACACATAACTGGCCCAGTCCCATTTAAGTAATGGGGCTGCCAGATCAACATCAGTTACTCGTCTTTTGAGAAGTCTGACGGAATTTCTGATGTGATCTCCATCAACTTTAAAGCAAAGATACTGCGTAACCTAGTTCTTTGGTAAGCCATCAGATTGTTTTTGAAATTGCTTCGATAAGTTGGACACCGTTTTCAATATTGAGAAAAATTGAGGAGTTAGCGAAGTAAACGGTGTAGTTACCCTTCTGTTGTATATATCCCTTTTTTCTTTAATAAGACGTTTTAGCCCACTGAATTTACATCTGAACTCATTAAGCAAAACGACTTAAAACTGTACTGAAATTGagtccaaatttcatgatttcaatCACTGAATACAAACTTGATTTCATTTCCAAGTAACGGCCTAAAACTGTGCTGAAATTGGATCAAAAATTCGTGATTTTGATCAAAACGGTACAATTACAATAAAGTTTTAACAGTTTTCACTCGGGTTTTGCTCCTCtggtattttttttcatttcattacagattagcccttgactgcgatctcatctggtggtaatgtgacgatgcagtctaagatggtagcggttAGGTATTTAGTAGAATTATACCGTTTTATTCAATACCATCATTCCTCAATTATCATCTCCTCGAAAAAAGAGCATCACATCTTGGTGATATCCTAACGCTCGCCTTTCAAATTATAAGTCCTTgctttcataaaaataatattattcttgcAATACATCGATATTGTGTTGAATGTGAATCTATActagttttattgtttttccATGCCCTAAGCCGCTCTTTAATTGGAGGTAATGTAATTGTTTGTGACAAACTGCATTCATAATTGTGACTATTGTTTCACCGCTCGTGGCATTCGGTCAATTTGATCCATTGTTACAAAATACATATATCCTCATTGTAAATTTTAAAACGTGAATGAAGGCTTTATTAAAATGATTgccttttcaatatttttattttatcactagcttatgcccgcggtttcgcccacgtggatttcggtttttgaaaacccacttcaattttatttattagtatatataGAAGTAAAGATATCAAAATGCTGCTGTAGACACAAttttttgaattaattttttcagCACGTTACATTTTACCTAAATGTATTTCATTCAAATATtcagccattgacttatatattacttcgtatggacagggtcattgacaaacaaaatggcaccgactcattggtgctttagcaccaatgagtcggtgccaatgagtaACTGATTTGGTTCCAAAATCGTGAGAAATTTTGTTCggttgggcatatcttgtcatttatatcgatgtactCAGCAGATATACAGTTTTCACATTGATAAGCGTTGGGGTTTTCAATTAGCATTTAAATATAGCTCTACATGCCATTACAAGCCCGACAATCATCACGTAGTTCAGAACAACATTACTTTATTcattactttttaatattttacaatatatttataacaGTTTTTCAATAGTTCATTGTTTTGTGGTAGGTATTTATCAGTcgttttgtataatataataatttagattAGCAGTGTAACATAACTCTTTACATTGCCTCGGCGAAGTCATTTAATTAAAGCGTATACAGAACTGTAACTGACCCAGTTTCTGGGGTTTTCTGCATTTATTTTTCTTGCGTTGTTTGTGCGTATAATTAGAGTactagttaaataaaaatacatgacATTTCCTAAAAGGGGTCAGATTCCCATACATAGAGGCTTGCGGTAGCCACTTTCATTAAGCAAATCAAAACAGAATAATTTTCGCAAAACTTTTATTCAAAtctcttttttaaaattactttctgtaatagtaattttataaataaaaattaggcTGCAGAAAAGGAATGAAAACTTTATCAACCATACGTATGTCTAACCATTACACTTGTCTATGAcctgaatttttattattttcattagtaTTACAActatcaattattataatagttataaaataacttaacatttgaataatattatgtaagtagataATTGTATCCATTTTTCTTTAGAGCTTTACATACGAACGTACATACCCTGTGtaaatcatcatcgtcaaccgatagacgtccactgctggacataggtctcttgtagggacttccacacgccacggtcttgcgccgcctgaatctagcggcttcctgcgactcgtctgatgtcgtctgtccaactagtggggggtcttcacacactgcgttttccggtgtgGGGGATAAGGAAGCGCACCTCCCAGCGTTCCTATAGTCAACCTTACCTGCCCGTGGTGCCTCCTGCTGGACTGCTGACGAGGCTATGGTGACCGACAAATGGCGGTATAACTATTTAAACTGGCTAGACTGGATAAATGGCACAGGCCGGTGTCGGTCAGCAGCGACACCGGTGTGACCAGTATAGccctgcgatgaccaacacgccTGCCCAGCGCGGTCATTACTACAAAACCTTGTATGGTGAAATACACAAGGCCAAAGCCCCTAGTCTCCGGCGGCCTCGCTATTCTTGGCTCTGGCAGCGGTTATGGTAACGGCGGCGGGGCAGGGGGTGCGAAGAATCTCCGGCTCTGTGTAAATACGGAAAATCAAATGTCTTGTGAGATGGTAAGTCATGTATATTTGATTCGTAGTAACGAGATGCGtgcatacctatacctattgaaATGTTAACGCTACTCCGTTCATCTAGGTGGTGTCAACTATTTTTTGATTTACTggatatacttacataataatacaaGTTTTTGAGTGTTTTCTTGCACacatttacatttaaataaattgtgTGAGATACTGCTTAATCTTTGACCTTTTACTGTTCAATCTAATCTTTTACTCtggaattatatattttaactagcttatgctcgcgactacgtccacgtggacaacacaaatttcaaacccctcattcacccccttaggggtttaattttcacaaatcctttcgtagcctatgtcataatagctatctgcatgccaaatttcagcccaatccgtgtAGTCgtttgagcggtgcgttgatagatcagtcagtcagtcagtcagtcaccttttatatatatacttacatacaatttacataaaattacaataatacaGGGTTTTGAGTGTTTTCTTGCACACATTTACATTTAAGTAAATTGTGTGAGATACTGCTTAATCTTTGAACTTTTACTGTTCAATCCAATCTTTTACTCTGGTATTTATATCTTTTaatgaagaagaaaaagaaagaaatattttaataaaaacgcaagaataaatccatactaatattataaatgcgaaagtgtgtctgtctgtctgtctgtctgtgtcggactatgttaataaactcatagctagaacccagagccgtaaggcgagtgaaaaatatcaaatgtaaaaagtttttgcttatgtaaaaaaaaatgtcatgtGTGGGTTAAGGAACTTTGTGAACtttgttaattaatgaaataaaacgaaTAGAAACATCTCAATTGTGTATTTAATAACAGTATCGTAATATAAAAGTGATATAGTGCTACGCGAAACGTTCATGGTCCTAAATCGAACCGAATTCTTTGTGAAACAAACATCGGAATTCTGAAGAAAGTAAAAATTACGCTAAAGTGAGGTTACAATGGATCTTGTTCAAGTCCAGGAAGAGTTAAGGTCACAAATAGACAAACTaagaacaaattacaaaaagtgTTCAAAGGAAAGATTAACTCGTCAGTACATTGAAACTAGATTGCAAGCTTTAgagtctaaatataataattttaccaaaAATCATGTGGAGTTGATTAGAAATAGAAGCGCTGTAACAAATGATTACTTCAGCCAGGATGTATTTGGAAATTTAGAGGAGTTTTATTTAGAATTTAAGACAGAATTAAAGGAAAAGCTTGAGAGTTTTACTGTGAGACGACAAAATGATAGTTCTTTCAATAGTAGTAGTGCCAATGGAGAAAATCATAGTATAAAATTACCTAAAATAACTTTGCCCACCTTTTCTGGGAAATATATGGAATGGCCTACGTTTCATGATCTTTTTGAGTCCCTTATTCATGAAAATTCATCATTAACTGACGTAGAGAGGTTACATTACTTGAAAACACACCTTTCTAATGAAGCGGAACAACTACTGCGGCATATACCCATTACAGCGAGCAACTATGAACAATGTTGGACACTACTAAAATCAAGATATAACAATAAGCGATACATAGCTAATAGCATATTAACTAGATTAGTGGGACAAAAGGCATGCTCAACGGAATCCTCACACGGGGTGAAGCAAATACTAGATACAACGAGCGACTGTCTTAATGCACTTTCAAATATTGGAGTGGATGTTTCTTCTTGGGATATACTTATCATTCATCTCACTGCGCTAAAGTTAGACACTGAATCTAGAAAACAATGGGAACAGAAAATTAGTAATCATTCagatgttttacctacacttgtgGAATTCAAATCATTTCTGGAGTCTAGATTCAGAGCGCTTGAGTTTTTAGAGCCAGTGAGAAGGGAGAACACCAAAGAGAAGGTTGAGAAACCAAAGGCATTTACGGTTACAGCTACACAATGCCCCTTCTGCTTAGAAAATCATTTATTGTATCAGTGCAAGGAATTTAGTAAGACGGGTTACACAGCACGGCGGGAATTTGTGGAAAAGAAGAGGCTTTGTTTCAATTGTTTGGGGGATAATCACCCGGTTTATCGGTGCAGAAGAAACACAGTTTGTAAGCGGTGCTCCCGTCGACATCACTCGCTTTTACACCCTGAAGGGACTACGAGCTGTGCCACTAAGGCTGCAAGCACGAGTGGCGGGCTCGAGGCAGTGCCACAAGATGTTTCTATGGAACAAAGTGATACAAAGGGAAGTGAGCAGGACATTACTAAAATCGCTACACATTTTGCTAACAATTCAAACTGTTTAACTGGCCATGTAATGCTGGCTACGGCTTTAATTAAGGTTGATTGTCGTAGAAGTAGTTATACACTTAGGGCGTTACTGGATCAGGGTTCTCAGGCCTCATTCATTTCAGAGCATGCGGTACAATTATTGGGGCTCCGAAAACAACCTGTCAAGGGTTTAGTTTCAGGTCTGGGGGGAGATCAACTTAGTATGGAAATCAAATATATGGTTACTTTTAAAATACAGTCTATTCATAACtcatgtaattttaatattcaagCTTATGTTTTAACAAAATTGTCATCCACATTACCTGCATACCAGATTAAAATTACTGATTGGCCTGAAATGTTACACTTACCATTAGCTGATCCGGACTACGGAAAGCCTCAAGGAATAGATGTGTTGTTGGGGGCAGAGATTTACGGTCAAATTCTAGTTGATGGTTTGAGGAGGAATCCAGAGGGCACCTTGACTGCTCAAAATACATTGTTCGGTTGGATTCTATCTGGTCGTGTGTTAGACTCACCAGATAATTGcttcaataatattatcagtATGCACATTCAAGATGACTCTATTAATACATTACTTCGTAGGTTCTGGGAGCTCGAGACTGAGGTACCGAAGGAGCTGATGTCGAAAGAAGATGAGATGTGTGAAGCGTATTACAGTTCAAGAACTACTAGGGATGGCAGTGGTCGTTACTGTGTTAAGCTACCTTTTAGGGAAGCAGATCCAAAGAGTCAGTATGGAGAATTTAAGAGTATTGCGGAGAGAAGATTAAAGTCTTTAGAGAAGAAATTTGAGAAAAATCACTTCTTGAAGGAAGAATACACTAAAGCAATGAATGATTATATAAACTCAAATCACATGGAGCGTATTACTGAAGAGGCAGAAATAGAAAAGCCTAACTGTGTTTATTTGCCTCATCATGCGGTGATTCGGAATGACAAAACTACTTCTAAGGTTAGAATAGTTTTTGACGCTGCCTGCAAGGGAATCCATGGAAAATCATTAAACGATGACTTGTTAGTGGGTCCTAGATTACAACCAGACTTGCGCCACCTCATCATGAGGTGGAGGACTCATGTTATCTGTTTCACGGCTGATGTTATCAAGATGTATCGCCAAATTTTGGTTGATAAGGCAGACACCGACTATCAGCGCTTGTTATGGCGCGAGAAACCGGACAGTGACATAGGAATCTATAGGATGTTAAGAGTCACATTCGGAGTAGCATCAGCACCGTATCTAGCGGTTAAGACTCTTCAACAAATTGCAAAAGATGAAGGTCACGCCTTTCCCCTGGCAGCTGAAATCGTAGCAAAAGACTTTTATATGGACGACTGTCTATCGGGTTGCAAAAATGATGAGGAAGCTTTGGAAATCTATCATCAGATGGTTGGTCTTTTGCGAAAGGGAGGATTTGAGCTTCAGAAATGGATGAGTAATAGCTCTAAATTAATGGAGCTTATTCATAGTAATGCGAAAATAACTAAAAGTTTCAACACAAATGATGAAGTGGTAAAAATTTTAGGTCTCTCTTGGAATGCTACTAAGGATATTTTTCAATACACGGTAAATTTACCGAAGCAACCCAAGTCAGTAACTAAACGAGTTATTTTATCTGATATATCTCGCCTATATGATCCATTGGGTTGGATCGCTCCGGTTGTTATTCAAGCGAAGATATATATGCAGAAGCTGTGGCTGAAAGGTCTTTCATGGGATGAGGAAGTACCACGGAGTCTTTTAGATGAATGGATTAAATACAGAACCAGCTTACCTTTATTGAACAGTTTTGAAATTTCTAGATGGATTGGTGTTTGTGACTCTGCAAGCGTCGAACTTCATGGATTCTGTGACGCCTCCAATAGTGCCTATGCAGCAGTAACTTACCTGAGAGTGGTTGATGAAGCCGGTGTTCATGACGTACAGTTAGTAGCAGCACGAACCAAGGTGGCGCCGGTGAAGCAAGTTTCGACACCACGCTTGGAGCTTAGCGGTGCGGTGTTACTTGCTAAGTTACTTTCAGAAGTGTCCACGGTGCTTAATATACCCCAAGCGAAATTGTTTGCATGGACTGATTCAACAATTGTTTTGGCCTGGTTGAAAGGAGAACCAAACCGTTGGAAGACATTTGTAGCCAACAGAGTCACCGAGATTTTAAATGTACTCAACAATGATCAGTGGAGCCACGTGCAGTCTGGAGATAATCCTGCAGACATGGCTTCTCGGGGTCTTACTCCAGAAGAATTGATGAGTCAACAGCAATTTTGGATGCAGGGACCTCAGTGGCTGCGGGAGGATAGTATTCCAGTTTCTAGTAATGTTACTACAGACACTCACTTGGAAGAAAAGCAAGTTAAGTCACACATGGTAACTGCGGATACAGTTCAACCTATGGCAGTGTGGGATAAATACTCTTCATTGAAGAAGTTAATCAGAGTCATAGCGTATTGTAAAAGATTTATCTCAAAATTGAggaataaaaatacacaattttcaacTCATCTTACAGCAAGGGAACTAGACGAGGCTACCACAATGTGCATAAAGCAGTGTCAAGCAAGTGCTTTTCAAGAAGAAATAACTCAATTACTTAAAGATAAATCTGTAAAGAGATCCAGTAATACCTTTTCCTTGTGTCCCCTTTTGGACAAGGACGGAGTTATGAGAGTTAGAGGACGTATTCAACAAAGTAGGGAGGATTATGACACCAAACATCCAATCATCCTACCTTATGGACATCATATATCCAAGCTTATAGTGGCCAACGCACATGAAGAGACACTGCATGGAGGTCCACAGTTAACGTTAAATTACATTCGCTCAAAGTTTTggattataaatgctaaaggtTTAGTACGGCAACACATTAAGAAATGTCTTAGATGCACTCGATATAGTTCCTCTCACCAACATCCTTTTATGGGAGAACTACCAAGTTCGAGAGTCCTACCAAGTCGGCCTTTTAGTAAGAGTGGTGTGGACTACGCCGGCCCTGTGAATATCAGGATGTCAAAGGGTAGAGGTTGCAAAAGTTATAAGGGATACATTTGCCTTTTTATTTGCATGTCTACAAAGGCGATTCATCTGGAGGCGGTTACAGATTTAACCAGTGAAGGTTTCCTGGCCGCATTTAGACGATTTGTGGCGCGCCGAGGAAATTGCCAGGAAGTTTGGAGCGATAATGGTACGAATTTTGTCAAAGCTGCCAAAGAGCTGCGTAAATTGTTTCAGGCAGAAGATTCCACGGTGATGAGTGAAGTTGCTGCGTCTCTAGCTAACAATGGCACGGAGTGGCATTTCATTCCCCCACGGGCTCCAAATTTTGGGGGATTATGGGAGGGAGGAGTGCGCTCCACGAAGTACCATCTAAAACGGGTTCTGGATGGAAGCACTTTGACTTTTGAAGAGTTATCTACTGTTCTGGCGCAAATTGAGGCATGCCTCAATTCTCGCCCCATGTATAGGTTGCCATCAAATCAAGCAGACTCCTCGCCCCTGACTCCAGGTCATTTCTTGATTGGTGAACCCCTACTGACCGTGCCGGATCataaatatgaaaattgtaaagtcAGTAATTTAAGAAGGTGGCAGATGACACAAAAAATGGTTCAGCAGTTTTGGCGAAAGTGGTCTCAGGAGTATCTTAGTACTCTACATAATAGATATAAATGGACTAAGATTATTCCCGAGCCTAATGTAGGTGACATTGTTTTAGTGAAGGAAGATGATCTCCCTCCGTCCAAATGGTTACTTGGTAGAATAGAGTCTAAACACCCTGGTCCAGATCAAATAACTAGAGTAGTAACTTTGAAGTGTAAAGGATCTAAATTTAAAAGACCTGTTTCAAAATTGTGCGTTTTGCCAGTAACAGACTAACTAAAATGAATTGTATTGTGATT
The DNA window shown above is from Maniola hyperantus chromosome 10, iAphHyp1.2, whole genome shotgun sequence and carries:
- the LOC117986101 gene encoding uncharacterized protein; the encoded protein is MLHLPLADPDYGKPQGIDVLLGAEIYGQILVDGLRRNPEGTLTAQNTLFGWILSGRVLDSPDNCFNNIISMHIQDDSINTLLRRFWELETEVPKELMSKEDEMCEAYYSSRTTRDGSGRYCVKLPFREADPKSQYGEFKSIAERRLKSLEKKFEKNHFLKEEYTKAMNDYINSNHMERITEEAEIEKPNCVYLPHHAVIRNDKTTSKVRIVFDAACKGIHGKSLNDDLLVGPRLQPDLRHLIMRWRTHVICFTADVIKMYRQILVDKADTDYQRLLWREKPDSDIGIYRMLRVTFGVASAPYLAVKTLQQIAKDEGHAFPLAAEIVAKDFYMDDCLSGCKNDEEALEIYHQMVGLLRKGGFELQKWMSNSSKLMELIHSNAKITKSFNTNDEVVKILGLSWNATKDIFQYTVNLPKQPKSVTKRVILSDISRLYDPLGWIAPVVIQAKIYMQKLWLKGLSWDEEVPRSLLDEWIKYRTSLPLLNSFEISRWIGVCDSASVELHGFCDASNSAYAAVTYLRVVDEAGVHDVQLVAARTKVAPVKQVSTPRLELSGAVLLAKLLSEVSTVLNIPQAKLFAWTDSTIVLAWLKGEPNRWKTFVANRVTEILNVLNNDQWSHVQSGDNPADMASRGLTPEELMSQQQFWMQGPQWLREDSIPVSSNVTTDTHLEEKQVKSHMVTADTVQPMAVWDKYSSLKKLIRVIAYCKRFISKLRNKNTQFSTHLTARELDEATTMCIKQCQASAFQEEITQLLKDKSVKRSSNTFSLCPLLDKDGVMRVRGRIQQSREDYDTKHPIILPYGHHISKLIVANAHEETLHGGPQLTLNYIRSKFWIINAKGLVRQHIKKCLRCTRYSSSHQHPFMGELPSSRVLPSRPFSKSGVDYAGPVNIRMSKGRGCKSYKGYICLFICMSTKAIHLEAVTDLTSEGFLAAFRRFVARRGNCQEVWSDNGTNFVKAAKELRKLFQAEDSTVMSEVAASLANNGTEWHFIPPRAPNFGGLWEGGVRSTKYHLKRVLDGSTLTFEELSTVLAQIEACLNSRPMYRLPSNQADSSPLTPGHFLIGEPLLTVPDHKYENCKVSNLRRWQMTQKMVQQFWRKWSQEYLSTLHNRYKWTKIIPEPNVGDIVLVKEDDLPPSKWLLGRIESKHPGPDQITRVVTLKCKGSKFKRPVSKLCVLPVTD